The nucleotide window GCAACTCAAGGAATAGTGTTATTCTTACTGGACCAGCTACTTCCGGCATCAAAGATGTTCTCCCAGATTTTAAATTTACAACTCCCAGCAGTAAAACATCTTTTGCTGTAGAATGGGCGGAGATCGGTGGTCCTACAGTACTGACCGGGACAAATTTTTATGAGAATAAAAAATGGACTTTTACAAAGGGTGAGATATCCAATTCATCAACACCGCTTCCAGGCGCACTTCTCCTTATGGGAGGGGGGTTATCAGTATTGGCTTTTTTAAGAAGAAAATTTGCGAAATAATATTTTTTTTTCAAATTAAAAAAGCCGGAAATTTCCGGCTTTTTTAATTTAGAGTGGAAATGATTCATTTCCTGTTTTTGGATGGTTTTAATGGATTGCGAATCCTTAAATAGCATGCTAGTCGCTAATGCTCTTTGTCTTTAATTTAAATTTTCACGAGGAACTAGCTATGGCCAGTCGCTGTCTTTTAAAATCTAAAATTCATAGAGCAACAATTACAAATGCTAATGTAGACTATGAAGGTTCCATTTCTATTGATTCTAATTTGTTAGAAAAAGCTGGAATTCTTCCGTATGAAAGAGTTGATGTCTTAAATGTCGACAACGGAGAAAGGCTTACTACTTATGCAATAGAAGGTGGAGAAGGTGAATTCTGTCTAAACGGGGCTGCTGCGCATAAAGGGCAAGCCGGGCAGAAAATTATTATCTGTACTTATGCTTGGCTTGATGATGATGAGCTCGGGCTGCATAAGCCGAAGGTCGTCCTGTTAGGGGACGGTAACAAAGTTAAACTTGTTCAGAAGTAAATTTAAGGCGTGGATCTCCACGCCTTTTTTCGTTATAAAGCATTGTAAAAATGCAACGAGGTGGCAGGTATGAGTATTTATAAGAATTTAGCAGCATTGATTTTAGTGGCAGGAGTTGCTTCAGGTTGTGCACCGCAGATTAAGATGCAATCAATACCGGTTTCATCAAATCCAATGGGTGCGACGGTTTTTGCCGATGGTAAGACTGTTTGTGAGGCTCCTTGCACTGTTGATCTTGCATGCAATGCTGACCATATCATAACCCTGACGAAAGATCAGTTCCGCCAGCAGGACATAATCATTAAGAGAGTCTATCAGCAGCAGAAGGTTCTGATGAATGCCGTATCCTCGGGAATGTCTTCCTCCTCGATGGCTATTGGAGATAAGACGG belongs to Desulfovibrio gilichinskyi and includes:
- the panD gene encoding aspartate 1-decarboxylase; the encoded protein is MASRCLLKSKIHRATITNANVDYEGSISIDSNLLEKAGILPYERVDVLNVDNGERLTTYAIEGGEGEFCLNGAAAHKGQAGQKIIICTYAWLDDDELGLHKPKVVLLGDGNKVKLVQK